A part of Solibacillus sp. FSL H8-0538 genomic DNA contains:
- a CDS encoding methylated-DNA--[protein]-cysteine S-methyltransferase, whose protein sequence is MKKNNYQGGKNLQPTIYWTYFEDGPWRFLLAATDGGLCYTGSQNRDVEELEAWAAKRFKGSELVENAEKLALYVEQFKQYFNGERKVLDFSIHYEGTDFQKGIWHALQDIPFGETTTYSAIAQIIGNPKAVRAVGTAIGANPVMVVIPCHRVIGKNGTLTGFRGGLEMKEKLLELEFVNKK, encoded by the coding sequence ATGAAGAAAAATAATTATCAAGGGGGAAAAAATTTGCAACCAACAATATACTGGACGTATTTTGAAGATGGACCATGGCGCTTTCTGTTAGCAGCTACAGACGGGGGACTTTGCTATACTGGCTCACAAAATCGTGATGTGGAGGAGCTTGAAGCATGGGCAGCAAAACGCTTTAAAGGGAGCGAACTTGTGGAAAATGCTGAAAAGCTTGCGCTATATGTTGAACAGTTTAAACAATATTTTAACGGTGAGCGCAAAGTGTTAGATTTTTCGATACATTATGAAGGAACCGATTTTCAGAAGGGAATTTGGCACGCGTTGCAGGACATTCCGTTCGGTGAAACGACAACGTACTCCGCCATTGCACAAATAATTGGTAATCCAAAAGCTGTACGTGCAGTTGGAACGGCTATTGGAGCTAATCCAGTTATGGTCGTAATTCCTTGCCACCGCGTCATTGGAAAAAATGGGACACTAACTGGTTTCCGCGGAGGGCTGGAAATGAAAGAAAAGTTGCTTGAGCTTGAATTCGTAAATAAAAAATAA
- a CDS encoding TSUP family transporter, with the protein MLFDLDPQLVVILICFGFLAAFIDSVVGGGGLISLPALMFTGLSPSAAVATNKLAGTMGSLTSTITFYRSGKIDLKSVLKFFPFVFFGSMIGAWIVHLMNPELLKPLMLIMLAAVAIYTIFKKDWGSLSAVKKLSKGKFALFLIVITLIGTYDGFLGPGTGSFLIFAFLIVGYDFLKAAGNAKFLNFGSNIGALLMFMCLGQINYAYGLIMGVAQILGAICGSKYAIKRGSGYVRVLFITVTVLLLAKNAYDYFL; encoded by the coding sequence ATGCTATTTGATTTAGACCCACAGCTCGTTGTAATTTTAATATGCTTTGGCTTTTTAGCTGCCTTTATTGATTCCGTTGTTGGCGGAGGTGGACTCATTTCTCTCCCTGCGTTAATGTTCACAGGTCTTAGTCCGTCTGCAGCAGTTGCGACGAACAAGCTTGCTGGAACAATGGGCTCGCTCACAAGCACAATCACGTTTTATCGTTCAGGCAAAATCGATTTAAAATCGGTGCTGAAATTTTTCCCATTCGTATTTTTTGGCTCCATGATAGGGGCTTGGATTGTCCATTTAATGAATCCCGAGCTACTTAAGCCCTTGATGCTTATCATGTTGGCAGCAGTAGCGATTTATACAATTTTTAAAAAAGACTGGGGTAGCCTTTCCGCTGTTAAAAAGCTTTCAAAAGGAAAGTTTGCATTATTTTTAATCGTCATTACTTTAATCGGTACTTATGATGGCTTTTTAGGACCTGGGACAGGCTCGTTTTTAATCTTCGCTTTTTTAATTGTTGGCTACGATTTTTTAAAGGCTGCAGGCAATGCCAAGTTTTTAAACTTTGGGAGTAATATCGGCGCTCTGCTCATGTTCATGTGTCTTGGCCAAATTAATTATGCATACGGTCTCATTATGGGTGTAGCACAAATTCTTGGCGCTATATGCGGCTCAAAATATGCGATCAAGCGTGGCAGTGGCTATGTACGTGTGTTGTTTATTACAGTAACTGTACTGTTGCTTGCGAAAAACGCGTATGATTATTTCTTGTAA